In the genome of Campylobacter concisus, one region contains:
- the purN gene encoding phosphoribosylglycinamide formyltransferase has protein sequence MLTKKIAVLFSGSGSNLEAILKKVHNQIFNGVKIEVCLCVCNKPGAYGIERAKKFGLDTTIIESAKFANREEFDATVVEQILKSGAELTVLAGFMRILTPVFTSKIKAINLHPSILPLFKGAHAIKESFESDMMLGGVSVHYVSEELDGGKLIAQRAFEREDDMSLEDWESKIHAIEHEILPDSIIKILTKEANV, from the coding sequence ATGCTTACGAAAAAAATAGCCGTACTTTTTAGCGGTAGTGGCTCAAATTTAGAAGCGATACTTAAAAAAGTTCATAATCAAATTTTTAATGGCGTAAAAATTGAAGTTTGCCTTTGTGTCTGCAACAAGCCAGGCGCATACGGTATAGAGCGTGCTAAGAAATTTGGGCTTGATACGACGATAATAGAGAGTGCCAAATTTGCAAATAGAGAAGAATTTGACGCTACAGTTGTGGAGCAAATTTTAAAAAGTGGCGCTGAACTAACGGTGCTTGCTGGATTTATGAGGATATTAACTCCTGTTTTTACATCAAAGATAAAAGCCATAAATTTACATCCTTCCATATTGCCACTTTTTAAAGGCGCTCATGCGATAAAAGAGAGCTTTGAGAGTGACATGATGCTTGGCGGCGTGAGCGTGCACTACGTGAGCGAGGAGCTTGACGGAGGTAAACTCATCGCACAAAGGGCGTTTGAACGAGAGGACGATATGAGTTTAGAGGATTGGGAGAGCAAAATCCATGCGATAGAGCATGAAATTTTGCCTGATAGCATAATAAAAATTTTAACAAAGGAAGCAAATGTTTGA
- a CDS encoding TerC family protein — protein MFEWFSSPEAWISLLTLTGLEIVLGIDNIIFIAILVGKLPPEQRGSGRIVGLGLAMVTRILLLLSLFWIMKLTKPLFTIAEFSISGRDLVLILGGLFLLVKSTLEIHSSVSGEGEEHKNSKKSHANFLVIVSEIAVLDIVFSLDSVITAVGMAEHIEIMIIAVILAVGVMMVASKGISNFVDNNPTIKILALAFLVLVGMTLVAEGLGFHIPKGYIYFAMAFSLAVESINIYAKKKMSAK, from the coding sequence ATGTTTGAATGGTTTAGTTCGCCAGAAGCGTGGATATCGCTACTTACGTTAACTGGCTTAGAGATAGTTTTAGGCATAGATAACATTATATTTATCGCTATTTTGGTAGGTAAGTTACCTCCAGAGCAGCGCGGCAGTGGTAGGATTGTTGGCTTAGGGCTAGCTATGGTGACTAGAATTTTACTTTTGCTTTCATTGTTTTGGATTATGAAGCTAACAAAGCCACTCTTTACTATCGCAGAATTTAGCATAAGCGGCCGAGATTTGGTGCTTATACTAGGTGGTCTATTTTTACTTGTAAAATCAACACTTGAAATACATTCTAGTGTTTCTGGTGAAGGTGAAGAGCATAAAAATAGCAAAAAATCACATGCAAATTTTTTGGTTATTGTAAGCGAGATAGCTGTTTTGGATATTGTTTTTTCTCTTGATAGTGTTATCACGGCTGTTGGAATGGCTGAGCATATAGAGATAATGATCATAGCTGTTATTTTAGCAGTTGGTGTAATGATGGTGGCATCAAAAGGTATTTCTAATTTTGTAGATAATAACCCGACTATAAAAATTTTAGCACTTGCATTTTTGGTGCTTGTGGGTATGACGCTAGTTGCCGAAGGATTAGGATTTCATATTCCAAAGGGATATATATATTTTGCGATGGCATTTTCATTGGCAGTGGAAAGTATAAATATCTATGCTAAAAAGAAAATGTCAGCTAAATAA